From Streptomyces griseorubiginosus, one genomic window encodes:
- a CDS encoding pyridoxal phosphate-dependent decarboxylase family protein, translating to MHTPLRPLLDTVLEALEEGTRLRGGPLPSGGPPKVAERMRAAVGDVFPDEGDPEALRHLVRAVAEGAADPAHPLCAAHLHCPPLAVAAAADLAVSVLNPSMDSWDQAPAASELEALVTRALANEVYAEAFRGAGNGATSPHRPDALITTGGTESNQLALLLARETLGPDVRLVCGENAHHSLPRSAWLLGLPAPVILPTPNGTLDPAALETLPPGPLLIAATAGTTDAGLIDPLPEIAALCAHRGARLHIDAAYGGGLLFSARHQPKLTGLSAADTVTLDLHKLGWQPVAAGLLAVRDEHDLAALHHRADYLNADDDTEAGLPDLLGRSLRTTRRPDVLKIAVTLQTLGRTGLAALVDQVCEQAREFAKAVDEHPGFELHAPPTISTVLFRPADATDDAVAAVRRQLLEDGRAVLGRARAANRLWLKVTLLNPTTRPADLAGLLTLVEGSTPR from the coding sequence ATGCACACGCCACTGCGTCCGCTGCTCGACACGGTCCTGGAGGCGCTGGAGGAGGGGACCCGCCTGAGGGGCGGGCCCCTGCCGTCCGGAGGCCCGCCGAAGGTGGCGGAGCGGATGCGGGCCGCGGTGGGGGACGTATTCCCGGACGAGGGCGACCCGGAGGCTCTACGGCACCTGGTCCGCGCCGTGGCGGAAGGCGCCGCGGACCCGGCGCACCCCCTCTGCGCGGCCCACCTCCACTGCCCACCCCTGGCGGTGGCGGCGGCAGCAGACCTGGCCGTCAGCGTCCTGAACCCATCGATGGACTCCTGGGACCAGGCTCCGGCAGCATCGGAGCTTGAGGCCTTGGTGACACGTGCACTGGCGAACGAGGTCTACGCCGAGGCTTTCAGGGGCGCGGGGAACGGCGCGACCAGCCCCCACCGGCCAGACGCTTTGATCACTACGGGTGGCACGGAATCCAACCAACTCGCCCTCCTCCTGGCCAGAGAGACCCTGGGCCCGGACGTCCGACTGGTCTGCGGCGAGAACGCCCACCACTCCCTCCCCAGATCCGCCTGGCTCCTGGGCCTGCCCGCCCCGGTGATCCTCCCCACCCCCAACGGCACCCTCGACCCCGCGGCCCTCGAAACACTCCCGCCCGGACCGCTGCTCATCGCCGCGACCGCGGGTACCACCGATGCCGGCCTCATCGACCCCCTGCCCGAGATCGCCGCCCTGTGCGCACACCGCGGCGCCCGCCTGCACATCGACGCGGCCTACGGCGGAGGCCTCCTCTTCAGCGCGAGGCACCAACCCAAGCTCACCGGTCTCAGCGCCGCAGACACCGTCACCCTCGACCTCCACAAACTCGGCTGGCAGCCGGTCGCCGCAGGACTCCTCGCCGTCCGCGACGAGCACGACCTCGCCGCCCTCCACCACCGCGCCGACTACCTCAACGCCGACGACGACACCGAGGCCGGCCTCCCCGACCTCCTCGGCCGCTCCCTGCGCACCACCCGCCGCCCGGACGTCCTCAAGATCGCCGTCACCCTGCAAACCCTCGGTCGCACAGGACTCGCCGCCCTCGTCGACCAAGTCTGCGAACAGGCAAGGGAGTTCGCGAAAGCCGTCGACGAACACCCCGGCTTCGAACTCCACGCCCCGCCCACCATCAGCACGGTCCTGTTCCGCCCCGCAGACGCCACCGACGACGCCGTCGCCGCCGTACGCCGACAACTCCTCGAAGACGGCCGGGCCGTACTCGGCCGAGCCCGCGCGGCGAACCGGCTCTGGCTCAAGGTCACCCTCCTCAACCCCACCACCCGGCCGGCCGACCTCGCCGGACTCCTGACCCTCGTGGAAGGAAGCACCCCCCGATGA